A genomic segment from Streptomyces sp. NBC_01233 encodes:
- a CDS encoding thioredoxin family protein encodes MTSRLLRPVRADRRTTAPRSTALLGTRLPLVAVAVVAAGLTAACGPASQPVGSAAQSTAGHSAEAALPSASESATASPEASPTASASPSASASATPSRAASGPASPARTSAKPARTSAAPEPARIPGPGYDSSADAQKQIEAALRAAKADGRAVLLDFGANWCGNCKAADKVFAQPQTAGILGASYHLVKVDIGGNSSANSALLRKYSPSGGTYTMPVLVVVSPSGTVRTDTHVTGNPSLTADGINSFLRKWAS; translated from the coding sequence ATGACTTCTCGCCTGCTCCGACCCGTTCGCGCCGACCGCCGTACGACGGCGCCCCGCTCCACCGCGCTCCTGGGGACGCGACTGCCCCTGGTCGCCGTCGCCGTGGTCGCGGCGGGGCTGACCGCCGCCTGCGGGCCGGCCTCCCAGCCCGTCGGTTCCGCGGCGCAATCCACGGCCGGACACTCCGCGGAGGCAGCCCTCCCCTCCGCCTCGGAGTCCGCGACCGCGTCCCCCGAGGCCTCCCCGACCGCCTCGGCCTCGCCGTCCGCGTCGGCGTCCGCCACCCCCTCGCGTGCCGCGTCCGGACCGGCCTCTCCCGCCCGTACGTCCGCCAAGCCGGCCCGCACGTCCGCCGCGCCCGAGCCGGCCCGGATACCCGGACCCGGCTACGACAGTTCCGCCGACGCCCAGAAGCAGATCGAGGCGGCCCTGCGGGCGGCCAAGGCCGACGGGCGGGCGGTACTGCTCGACTTCGGCGCGAACTGGTGCGGCAACTGCAAGGCCGCCGACAAGGTGTTCGCCCAGCCGCAGACCGCGGGGATCCTCGGGGCCTCGTACCACCTCGTCAAGGTCGACATCGGCGGCAACAGCTCCGCCAACTCGGCGCTCCTGCGCAAGTACAGCCCGTCCGGCGGGACGTACACGATGCCCGTACTGGTCGTCGTCTCCCCCTCCGGCACGGTGCGCACCGACACCCACGTCACGGGCAATCCGTCCCTGACCGCGGACGGCATCAACTCCTTCCTGCGCAAGTGGGCGTCATGA
- a CDS encoding CAP domain-containing protein: protein MSRSHTPETPSRAEARRKRTVRTRIVLSVTAAAAAVAVGVAVADSDGDAGRDRRADGAAGASAGTAGTGDGVGTAPSPAVPTPTTDATATASPSPSGTPDAGASESAAPPEPDTAESSTPAKQAPTRAADPTRKPSTTTGGGSGGSGGSGGSGTVNGDAESAVLALVNKERAAAGCGALSMNAKLSTAARTYSDTMARSGVMSHTGPDGSTMTSRVEAAGYGWSRLGENIARGQADPDAVMKAWMNSSGHRANILNCAFKEIGIGVHKGDGGPWWTQNFGTPK from the coding sequence ATGAGCCGCAGCCACACTCCCGAAACGCCGTCCCGCGCCGAGGCGCGACGGAAGAGGACGGTGCGCACGCGCATCGTCCTGTCCGTCACCGCGGCGGCCGCGGCGGTGGCGGTCGGGGTCGCCGTGGCCGACTCCGACGGTGATGCCGGCAGAGACCGGCGGGCCGACGGCGCCGCCGGTGCCTCGGCCGGCACCGCGGGGACCGGTGACGGCGTGGGGACGGCACCCTCCCCTGCCGTCCCCACGCCCACCACCGACGCCACGGCCACGGCGAGCCCGAGCCCGTCCGGCACGCCGGACGCCGGCGCCTCCGAATCCGCCGCTCCGCCGGAGCCCGACACGGCGGAGAGCAGTACTCCGGCCAAGCAGGCGCCGACCCGGGCCGCCGACCCGACGCGCAAGCCCTCCACGACCACGGGCGGCGGTTCCGGGGGCTCGGGCGGTTCGGGGGGCTCGGGCACCGTCAACGGCGATGCCGAGTCCGCGGTCCTCGCCCTGGTCAACAAGGAGCGGGCCGCCGCCGGGTGCGGCGCGCTGAGCATGAACGCCAAGCTGAGCACCGCCGCACGGACGTACAGCGACACCATGGCCCGTAGCGGCGTCATGTCGCACACCGGCCCCGACGGGTCCACCATGACCAGCCGGGTGGAGGCCGCCGGATACGGGTGGTCCCGTCTGGGCGAGAACATAGCCCGGGGTCAGGCCGACCCCGACGCGGTCATGAAGGCGTGGATGAACAGCTCCGGCCACCGGGCCAACATCCTCAACTGCGCCTTCAAGGAAATCGGCATCGGCGTCCACAAGGGCGACGGCGGCCCGTGGTGGACGCAGAACTTCGGCACCCCGAAGTAG
- a CDS encoding TlpA family protein disulfide reductase, with protein MRRSVRRAVVVPAGAGLVVAAGLLLAGLVTDDGGAGAPDGRAGVARAAEAKVLDPGARRDAPALAGDDLDGEPVGLAGFRGHVVVLNVWGSWCGPCRAEAQDLAQLSRETPAGEVRFLGINTRDPDRTAARSFVREHGLGFPSLHDPSGELLLRFPPELLNPQAIPSTLVIDRRGRIAVAIGGAVTEEQLRPLLARVVEEES; from the coding sequence ATGAGGCGATCGGTCCGCAGGGCCGTGGTGGTTCCGGCCGGGGCGGGCCTCGTGGTGGCGGCCGGTCTGCTCCTCGCCGGCCTCGTGACGGACGACGGCGGTGCCGGGGCGCCGGACGGCCGGGCGGGCGTGGCCAGGGCCGCCGAGGCGAAGGTCCTGGACCCCGGCGCCCGGCGTGACGCGCCCGCGCTGGCCGGCGACGACCTGGACGGGGAGCCGGTCGGCCTCGCCGGGTTCCGGGGCCACGTCGTCGTCCTCAACGTCTGGGGTTCCTGGTGCGGCCCCTGCCGGGCGGAGGCCCAGGACCTGGCGCAGCTCAGCCGGGAGACCCCGGCCGGGGAGGTCCGGTTCCTCGGCATCAACACGCGGGACCCGGACCGTACGGCGGCCCGGTCGTTCGTACGCGAGCACGGCCTGGGCTTCCCCAGCCTCCACGACCCTTCCGGCGAACTCCTGCTCCGCTTCCCTCCCGAGCTGCTCAACCCGCAGGCGATCCCCTCGACCCTCGTGATCGACCGCCGCGGACGCATCGCCGTCGCCATCGGCGGCGCCGTCACCGAGGAGCAGTTGCGGCCCCTGCTCGCGCGCGTGGTGGAGGAGGAGTCGTGA
- the thpR gene encoding RNA 2',3'-cyclic phosphodiesterase, with product MNEKIQAETVRVFIALAPPDDAKEELAEQLRPAYAAYPDMRWNRIEDWHVTLAFLGELPATAVPLLKEPLADLAAARRPLKLALRGGGHFDDRVLWTGIDGELEALHLLATDVRATVRACGIDFQERPLRPHLTLARSRRNDRTSAVEAAAGLAAFAGRPWQTRRLHLVGSNTGRGPGPIHYRDIQAWSFDGLD from the coding sequence GTGAACGAAAAGATCCAGGCTGAGACCGTCCGCGTGTTCATAGCGCTCGCCCCGCCCGACGACGCGAAGGAAGAGCTGGCCGAGCAGCTGCGGCCGGCCTACGCCGCGTACCCGGACATGCGCTGGAACCGCATCGAGGACTGGCACGTCACCCTGGCCTTCCTCGGCGAGCTCCCCGCCACCGCCGTTCCGCTCCTCAAGGAGCCGCTCGCGGACCTCGCCGCGGCCCGGCGCCCCCTGAAGCTGGCACTGCGCGGCGGCGGGCACTTCGACGACCGGGTCCTGTGGACCGGAATCGACGGAGAGCTCGAAGCACTGCACCTCCTCGCCACCGACGTGCGCGCCACGGTCCGCGCGTGCGGCATCGACTTCCAGGAGCGGCCGCTGCGCCCCCATCTGACGCTGGCCCGCTCCCGCCGCAACGACCGCACCAGCGCGGTGGAGGCGGCGGCGGGGCTCGCCGCGTTCGCCGGTCGCCCGTGGCAGACCCGGCGGCTCCACCTCGTCGGCAGCAACACGGGCCGCGGCCCCGGACCCATCCACTACCGCGACATCCAGGCCTGGAGCTTCGACGGGCTCGACTGA
- a CDS encoding metallophosphoesterase family protein, translating into MRLLLTSDTHVPARARRLPEDLLSAIGEADVVVHAGDWTDEATLDLLESKSRRLIAVCGNNDGPALRGRLPEVARAELGGLRFAVVHETGPTEGRERRCAARFPDTDVLVFGHSHIPWDSTAPSGLRLLNPGSPTDRRRQPHHTFLTLTVADGALHDVVLHRLPGRS; encoded by the coding sequence ATGAGGCTGCTGCTGACCTCCGACACGCACGTACCCGCGCGGGCCCGGCGCCTGCCCGAAGACCTGCTGTCAGCCATCGGCGAAGCCGACGTGGTGGTCCACGCCGGGGACTGGACCGACGAGGCCACGCTCGACCTGCTGGAGTCGAAGTCGCGGCGCCTGATCGCCGTGTGCGGCAACAACGACGGGCCCGCCCTGCGCGGCAGGCTGCCCGAGGTCGCCCGCGCCGAACTCGGCGGTCTGCGCTTCGCGGTCGTCCACGAGACCGGCCCGACCGAAGGGCGGGAACGGCGCTGCGCCGCACGTTTCCCCGACACGGACGTCCTGGTGTTCGGTCACAGCCACATCCCGTGGGACTCCACGGCCCCGAGCGGGCTCCGGCTGCTCAACCCCGGCTCTCCGACGGACCGTCGCAGACAGCCCCACCACACCTTCCTGACCCTCACGGTCGCGGACGGCGCCCTGCACGACGTCGTTCTGCACCGGCTGCCCGGGCGGTCCTGA
- a CDS encoding maleylpyruvate isomerase N-terminal domain-containing protein: MDLFSRSWPALRTAVAELRDEDFAWPSGCTGWLVRDLVCHPVIDAQDVPITLVTPADTQPTRDAVTYWNLVEAPNGEDPLDALTVRLAAAYEEPWLLKFHLDDVGSAAGRAAALADPAVRVGTRGEVLTTGDYLAAYVLEWTLHHLDLIAHLPDAAEPPAEGLARSRELLERIAGAAFPPSFSDEDALLIGTGRRAPTDAEKAELGGSATPLRLPLVLG; the protein is encoded by the coding sequence GTGGACCTCTTCTCACGCTCCTGGCCAGCGTTGCGCACGGCGGTCGCCGAACTCCGTGACGAGGACTTCGCATGGCCGTCCGGCTGCACCGGGTGGCTCGTGCGGGACCTGGTGTGCCATCCGGTCATCGATGCCCAGGACGTCCCGATCACCCTCGTCACCCCCGCCGATACGCAGCCCACGCGCGACGCGGTGACCTACTGGAACCTCGTCGAGGCCCCGAACGGCGAGGACCCGCTCGACGCGCTGACCGTCCGCCTCGCCGCCGCGTACGAGGAGCCGTGGCTGCTCAAGTTCCACCTCGACGACGTCGGTTCCGCCGCCGGCCGGGCCGCCGCACTCGCGGATCCCGCGGTCCGGGTCGGCACCCGCGGCGAGGTGCTCACCACGGGCGACTACCTCGCCGCGTACGTCCTGGAATGGACCCTGCACCACCTCGACCTGATCGCGCACCTCCCGGACGCGGCGGAACCGCCCGCCGAGGGCCTCGCCCGGTCACGCGAGCTGCTGGAGAGGATCGCCGGCGCGGCCTTCCCCCCGTCGTTCTCCGACGAGGACGCGCTGCTGATCGGCACCGGACGCCGGGCCCCGACCGACGCGGAGAAGGCCGAACTGGGCGGGTCTGCCACACCACTGCGCCTCCCCCTCGTCCTCGGCTGA
- the bla gene encoding class A beta-lactamase: MEQTRRGLLALGAGAALTAALPAGAARAASRGGNSGDGRDAEVVRQLRGLEREYGARLGAYARDTATGRTVLYRADELFPMCSLFKTPAVAAVMRDLDRDGEFLARRIHYTQDDVTTAGGGSVTERPENVAGGLTVAELCSAAIAQSDNAAANLLLRELGGPTAITAFCRSLGDRTTRLDRWEPELNSAEPSRVTDTTSPRAIGRTYGRLVLGDALVPRHREHLTRWLLANTTSGDRFRAGLPADWVIGDKTGTGSYGTNNNVGIAWPPGRPPVVLAVLTTKPEASAPRTDAVVARAAKALAAALA; encoded by the coding sequence GTGGAGCAGACCCGTCGAGGATTACTGGCTCTGGGGGCGGGGGCGGCGCTGACCGCGGCCTTGCCGGCGGGCGCGGCGCGTGCGGCGTCACGCGGCGGGAACAGCGGGGACGGCAGGGACGCCGAGGTCGTCCGGCAGCTGCGCGGGCTGGAGCGCGAGTACGGCGCGCGGCTGGGGGCGTACGCCCGGGACACCGCCACCGGCAGGACGGTGCTGTACCGCGCCGACGAGCTGTTCCCCATGTGCTCGCTGTTCAAGACGCCGGCCGTAGCGGCCGTGATGCGGGATCTGGACCGCGACGGCGAGTTCCTCGCCCGGCGCATCCACTACACGCAGGACGACGTCACGACCGCGGGCGGCGGCTCGGTGACGGAGCGGCCCGAGAACGTCGCCGGCGGGCTGACGGTGGCCGAGCTGTGCTCCGCGGCCATCGCCCAGAGCGACAACGCCGCCGCCAACCTGCTGCTCCGCGAGCTGGGCGGCCCCACCGCGATCACCGCCTTCTGCCGTTCCCTCGGGGACCGTACGACGCGGCTCGACCGGTGGGAGCCTGAGCTGAACTCGGCCGAACCGTCGCGGGTGACCGACACGACCAGCCCGCGGGCCATCGGGCGGACGTACGGGCGGCTCGTGCTCGGAGACGCGCTGGTCCCGCGGCACCGGGAGCACCTGACGCGCTGGCTGCTGGCCAACACGACGAGCGGAGACCGGTTCCGGGCCGGGCTGCCCGCCGACTGGGTGATCGGGGACAAGACGGGCACCGGATCGTACGGGACCAACAACAACGTGGGCATCGCCTGGCCTCCGGGGCGGCCGCCGGTGGTGCTGGCCGTGCTGACCACCAAGCCGGAGGCTTCCGCGCCCCGTACGGACGCGGTGGTCGCAAGGGCCGCCAAGGCGCTGGCGGCGGCGCTCGCCTGA
- a CDS encoding cytochrome c biogenesis CcdA family protein: protein MTGTAAVYRTLALADAPSLVNGTLAIAAPVAFVAGLVSFLSPCVLPLVPGYLSYVTSLSVADLADARGGRRSRMATGALLFVLGFTAVLVSGGALFGYFGRTLLAHQEMVTQVLGVFTVLMGLSFMGFLPGFTQREFRSHRRPALGLAGAPLLGAVFAVGWTPCIGPTLAAVQALAWTEASAARGALLMAAYCLGLGLPFLLAALAFRRALGAFGLVKRHYPWVLRIGGGMLVLVGVLLATGVWNDLVYRMQLWSANFSTAL from the coding sequence GTGACGGGGACGGCGGCCGTGTACCGGACGCTCGCCCTCGCGGACGCCCCCTCCCTGGTGAACGGCACGCTGGCGATCGCTGCCCCCGTGGCGTTCGTCGCGGGACTCGTCTCCTTCCTGTCGCCGTGCGTACTGCCGCTCGTACCGGGCTACCTCAGCTACGTGACCAGCCTGTCGGTCGCCGATCTGGCGGACGCGCGCGGCGGGCGCCGCAGCCGCATGGCGACCGGGGCGCTGCTGTTCGTCCTGGGCTTCACCGCGGTACTCGTCTCCGGAGGCGCCCTGTTCGGCTACTTCGGCCGTACCCTCCTCGCCCACCAGGAGATGGTCACCCAGGTGCTCGGCGTCTTCACCGTGCTCATGGGGCTGTCCTTCATGGGGTTCCTGCCGGGGTTCACCCAGCGGGAGTTCCGCAGCCACCGGCGCCCCGCTCTCGGGCTCGCCGGGGCGCCCCTGCTGGGAGCGGTGTTCGCGGTCGGCTGGACCCCGTGCATCGGTCCGACGCTGGCCGCCGTCCAGGCGCTCGCGTGGACCGAGGCGAGCGCGGCCCGCGGCGCCCTGCTGATGGCGGCGTACTGCCTCGGGCTGGGCCTGCCGTTCCTCCTGGCGGCGCTCGCGTTCCGGCGCGCCCTGGGCGCGTTCGGCCTGGTCAAACGCCACTACCCGTGGGTGCTGCGGATCGGCGGCGGCATGCTCGTGCTCGTCGGCGTCCTGCTGGCCACCGGGGTGTGGAACGACCTCGTGTACCGCATGCAGTTGTGGAGCGCGAACTTCAGCACGGCCCTCTAG